ttcattttatattgggaatttatattttaaaaaaatatacttGTGTCCAAATTTAATTAAGgaagttaaaaaaattaaatcaaacatTAGTATCCTGTATCCCaaccaattttcaaaatctCATTCGATCGACATGTTAGACCGATAACCGATTACGAGTCAAGTTCCGAATATCGCTTAAAAACTGTCTGATCCTGAGCTATTTGACCGGTCGATTGATATTGAACCCGAAAACCGATTCAatggattttttaattttttttcccgaTTTGACCAAAAATTAGTCTCCTCGTTTTGAAGAATATCTCATtccaaaaaagaaaagaaaagaaaatctaATGGCTTTGTTTTGGTTTCCCGTCTGTTCTTCAAGAATCAACATATTACCAACTTTTCCCACTTCTGCTATCACAAATTTTCAACAGTATTTCGAATCTTTAATCAGGACAAGCAAAGTATTTATTTTGTGCAGAGTAACAAATCATTAACAGAGTAAATGCAACCTTCTTCCAAGTGAAAAGTCTTGCTCTTTCAATGAGAAGCTTCAGATATAGTAACCCGGAATCATGGCGACGGGCGTTTTTTGTAGCACTCAGATGGCAGCAGGATCTTCAAGTTTACAggtagaaaaatctttaattttaGGATATGTAACTTCCTTCTCAAGTTCTTTGTCCACCCATGCCAGCATTTTCAATAAGCTTGATAGTTTTGTCTCTGTTCAAGTCACGAGTAAGGGAAAGATAATGTGTTGTATACTTTAATAATGCCAAAGCTAGAAATGGTGCTGTCAATGCTGAAAAAACTGATAAATTAAGGAATACATCCATGAACAATGCAAATATGATCGTATAAAACTGGGAAAATGTCAACTAAAAATCATCATAGAAAACACTGCATTGTTTCCTTCAATTCAAGACTCGATCCATGTATGTGGATGAACTTGTAACCGGAAAGTTGATTTCTTCATTAAATCACATTCACCCAAAACTTCAACAATATTGTCAGACAGCAGGTACTAACCTTTTTCATTGGTTTGGCTGATAAGCATGGCTTCATTCACATCATTTGCAGTCTTATGGCGCTTCGACATTTTTAGCAGGTCACTAACAGAACTGTTAGCCACATTGTGTAAAATAAGCAGCGAAAAAGTCCTCTCGAACTCCCCTAGAAAGCGCTGTTAATATAACAGATAATTCTTATGGAAGACAAAATCACGAAATAATATACATTCCAGAAAGGAGAATTCTTTCAATACAGCATAAAATTTGGGCAAATAAGATAGTGAAGGCATGAATAACATGACATATTTAGTAGAAAACACTGAAACTATTATAAGAAGATTACAATTTCCTCTGCTAGTGGACCAAGTTTCTTTTGAGCAAACATCAGGGCCTCCTCCATTCTCCCATCTCGAATCAGTTCGATGAACAATTGTTGCAGGAGACTGAAAAGTGCTTTGGGATTTTCGCTCAAAATCTGCGTCGTAAGTTAAAGAAACAAtaacaatcacaaataaattaGAACACATACATGAAATATGGGGAGTGCTACCAGTATAGTAAACTGTTTTATGCTCAAAATATATGATGGTACCAAACATGTCAAATACCTAAATGATCAAATACTTGATACAACAGTCAAAAAAATTCAAGGAAATAGTTTAAAAATCAACAACATTTCACTTTGCTCAGGAAATAAGGGAAATTTCGTTTATGCCATTTCGCTATTGTGTACCAGCAGATATGCACACCAGTCACTAAAGAATTCATTTCATGGGCACATGATCTTGGAAAAGAGGGCTTTATGAAATCTGAAACCTGCTCACCAATTAATGACAGAACACATGAAAATCAACCAAATCCATTTTGTTCCTTGTTACAACAACAACTAAGGGAATGAAAGAAAGATTGTCACACCTCCGGGTTCAAACTAAGGACTTTCTCAATAGCATCCACCACGTGCCCGTTTTGCACCGCCTTCTTAACCACCATGCGATCAGTGACAGTTGTGAGATCTATATCTGCTGTATTTGGATAAGGAAAATCAAAGATATCCATCAAAACATGAAGATTGATGAGAAAAAAAAAGTACATGAAAAAAGATACCATCAGTCCCAGATTCAAGTTGGAATTGTTCAACTGCGTCTGCAAAACCCTCGGTCACCAGAAAGTTCATCACCAATTTATTCATATCCTCCTTTTTAACATTAACTGCCTGGAGTTTTCTCTTCCATTCATCCATACCGATAGCTTTCTTTGATTCTGCCTGTAGTAAGCATGAATTAATCACAAACTAAATACTTTAACATCATCAAATCATTTGATCAGCCAATGTGAACCAACACTAAATAAAATTCACTATTTTTTTACATGAATCAAGATATACACAATCCCTTTGGCCCAGTAAAAAATTCAAGTCACCAAAAGAGAACGATAAAACAAGAAATCCGTCAGAAAAAGAAACTGCAAGAAAAGCAAGAGTATACAATCTTTATCCATTCACGTAACAAATCACCCTGAAAGGAATTAACAATGACACAATGAAACGACAAATAATGactgatttttatatattaatctTCAACTTCACTTAAAAAAAACACTTCATATCCACCATTTTCGAATTCAGAGAGTGGATTACCATTGGATTCCAACGAGTAGGCGCCTTCTCAGTTTTATGTAAAGAATTATCTCGCTCTCTTCGTGATTTCAACTCTGCAACAATCAAGATTCTCCCTTCTGCGATATTTGGTTGGTTTAATtcaatttaatataataatgtGCATGGGTGGTTAGTTTTTAGAAAGCGTGAAGCATAACCAACTATTTTGGCGGTTCATAGCAGCAActtatttaattcaattttattttgatatgtatgCCCACATGTTTTCCCTATTTCCCGTTGAGAGTGCTTTACAGAGTGAACCGAGTGAGAGAGCAAGAGAATTAGGAGTCGAAGAAGAAGGAACAACTTGGAGAAGAGTGAGTATATCTCCCTTATTGGCAACATGAGTAAGAGCCCACATCATTGCTTGCTTGGaatacgaagattgatccactaAAACCATCActcttttcttcaaaagaaacatCCCATTTTCACACACATTGTTCAGCCCTTCCATTTGCTTCAAGCCACCCCCATACCCCGCCCCGACCCATCTCTTGGAACTCGACTTCCAGTATCCTTCTTTGCTACTTAGCTGCCGTAGAAATGAATCCGAACTTGGCATTTTTGTTTTCTGCTCTAAACTTTGAGACTAAAAAGGTTGCTGCTGGTTTTCTTGAACTATGTATCAGTCCATGTACACTGTGTTCAAGAGCATCACGGGGGGAAGGTGATGGGTTGTATATTTAAATTGCTCCACGAGATTCTCTGGCTATTTTGTGAGATTATTTTGGAcagattttcaaaatttgaggaGGATGGTGAAATATTATGTTTTGAATCATATACTATATTTTGATAATCGCCACTCTAAAAAgtcaaaaatcaatttttttttccaaattagaAAGAAATACGggatgtcacgccccgagaccggggttagtcgacaccggcgttatcTCGCAATCACATAACTGCAAGACAACTAGCCTCGTAGTACAGCATATACCAAACCAGTTTATTATCATAAATTTCTCAAAAGTTCAACGTCTTTACAACTCAGAAAGAAATAGAAACCTGCGGAAGCGTAAATACGAAATACTGAAAACATAAGACTGAATAATAAATCGGTCACGAATCAGCCTGTttcttcaccatccccaaaagtgTTCTTGCTCCTCATCCTCAATTTGATTCTCATCCTTATCTGGGTGGGAGAGTAAGGGTGAGTATTTCGGGgaaaatactcagtaaatggggggcCAATCGGACATGAAAAATATCGAGGTTATACTTATACACGAATTAtcacaatttcaatatttagCATGTCGAATCAGATACAAGAAAAAGACAACGGATACAGCACTGaaatcatctcattttctatggtttttaactgatcagtcccctatatgttactcctctaaggggcgaggccaaaggaacggttattataacccaccgcatcagggcctaaacaaagatttcaaagttcgGAATTTCCTTTACCATTTCTAAGTCGAATCATTACAGTGCTTAACAAATACTCAACATGCTTTCAATAAACGAAAATTCCAAAAGGGTTACATACGAAGcagaacgaatatatcatgccgatataattttcaaagtcatagctattttcgaaatatattaTGCCAATGGAAGTAGTAGCAAAAACCCACTTACCGTATTTTGATTGCTCAAAGAAACGTAAACATGAACGGCGAGATTGCGGCAGAGCTTCTAGAGGGCGAAGAGCTTCGAGACTACAGTGTTGCTAGAGAGGATTTCGAGAGTGGATGTGCCAATTCGAATGAGGAGCCCTCCTTTATATAGGCACGAACAACCTTCTACAAGGTAGGCTCCAGTCGCTCCATGAATGACGCTGCGTTGATGGCTCCCTGAATGACGCTGCGTTGATGGCTCCATGAATGACGCTGATGGCTTGATCAAAGGGTTGGTTGCATTAACTTCTCCCGGATGAATGTggccactttttggttcaaggtgCTCACTCGATTTTCATGCTGAAATGGAGTGATTTCGGCTGGTGCATGGTGTTCacattctcccctccttaatgtaagtttcgtcctcgaaacttggatcATCTTGTCCTTCGAAAAGGTAAGGGTAATGGTTTCTCATTTTCTCTTCgagttcccaagtggcttctctttcggtgtgattggaccattgtactttgacGTATGGAATCGTTCGTCGTCTTAGCACTTGGTCCTTGGCATCCACAATTCTGATCGGGACTTCCTTATAAGTAAGGCCTTCATTCAAGTCTCCCTCGATTAAGAGTGGTTCAGCTTCGAGGATGTGGCTTGGATCCGAAACATATCTTCTTAGTTGTGACACATGGAAAACATTATGGATTCTAGACATACTCGGTGGGAGTGCCAATCTGTATGCAAGTGTCCCCACTTTCCCTAGAATTTCAAAAGGTCCAACATATCTAGGGTTCAGTTTCCCGGGTTTGTTGAATCGAACCACACCTTTCATTGGTGATACTTTCAAGTATGCTTTATCTCCCGCTATGAATTCCACTGGTCTTCTTTTCAAGTCAGCCCAACTTTTCTGTCGGTCTTGTGCCACTTTAAGTCTCTCCTTGATTGTAGCGAttttatccactgtttcttggatcaaTTCGGGTCCAGTGATGGCCTTTTCTCCTACTTCGTCCCAATATAGTGGTGACCGACATTTTCGCCCATACAGAGCTTCATACGGCGCCATTCCGATGCTGCTGTGAAAACTGTTATTGTAAGCAAACTCAATCAGAGGCAGATGTTCACTCCAATTACCGCTAAAGTCTAGGGCacatgctctcagcatgtcTTCTAAAGTTTGAATTGTCCTCTCTGTTTGACCATCGGTCTGAGGGTGGTAGGCCGTACTGAGGGTGACCTTAGTTCCCATGGCTTGttgaaaacttttccaaaaaCGAGATACAAACCTCGGGTCTCTGTCTGACAATATGCTGACTGGGACTCCATGTAATCGTACGATATTATTCATGTACAACGTGGCTAGCTTGTCCAAATTATAGGTCATGCGGACTGGTAAGAAATgcgcagattttgtgagtctgTCTACGATTACCCAGATGCCATCATGGCTTTGTCTAGACTTTGGTAACccaaccacaaagtccatggagatgtgttcccatttccattctggaatttctAGAGGTTGAAGAAGTCCTCCAGGCCTTTGGTGCTCTGCTTTGACCTGTTGGCACacaagacatttggaaacaaatatcGCAACATCCTTtttcattccactccaccagaAATTCTTCTTTAAgtctctgtacatcttggtactgccaggatggactgaaaatttcGACTTATGTGCTTCTGACATTACTTCTTTTCGAAGGTTATCTACGTCTGGTAcgcacaatcgtcctttcatccaaagGACTCCTTTGTCGTCGATCTGAGTATCTTGAGACTTTGCTTCCTTAGCATGTTCCTTAAGTTTGCTAGAACTGGGTCTCGATCCTGGTTCAACTTGACGATTTCTCGCAGACATGGTTGAGCGGAGAGTGCAGCTAAGGTAATCTTACTCATATTCCtccgactcaaagcatcagctacTTTGTTTGCCttgcctggatggtagcttatagtcaagtcataatccttcaataGCTCAATCCATCgcctttgtctcatatttaattctttttggGTGAACAAGTATTTGAGGCTCTGGTGGTCCGTGAAGATTTCGCACTTggagccatagagataatgtctccatatcttcaaagcaaagacgaCTGCTGCCAGTTCGAGGTCGTGAGTGGGATAATTTCGTTCATGCGGCTTCAACTGccttgaagcataggcaatcactcttccttcttgcatgagtacacatcccaacccttccTTCGATGCGTCACTGTAGATGGTGAAATCCTTATCTTCAGTGGGCAAGACTAACACTGGTGTAGACGCGAGCTTTTCTTTCAATGTCTGGAAACTTTTCTCGCAGTTGTCATCCcaaatgaatttagaattctTTTGAGTAAGCTTTGTTAATGGTACGGCTATGGAAGAGAATCCTTCAACGAATTTCCTGTAATAGCCTGCCAATCCCAGAAAGCTTCTAATGTCTGTGGCGTTTCTCGGTTTCGGCCAATCTAGAATTGACTCCACTTTCTTTGGATCCACTGATACTCCTGCTTCCGATATCACATGCCCTAAAAAGGATACACTGTTTAGCCAAAATTCGCATTTGGAACTTGGCATAGAGTTCTTTCTCCCTTAAGGTTTGTAGAGTGAGGCGGAGATGCTCTTCGTGGTCTTCCTTGCTAGGAGAGTAGACAAGgatgtcatcaatgaatacCACTATGAATCGATCCAGAAACGGCTTGATTACTCTGTTCATTAGGTCCATAAAGGTTGCTGGTGCGTTTGTCAGACCAAAAGGCATCACCGTGAATTCGCAGTGTCCATACCTTGTCCGAAAGGTCGTCTTTGGGATGTCTTCAGCTCTGACCTTCAATTGGTGGTAGCCCGTTCTCAAATCCAATTTGGAAAACACTGTGGCTCCCTTAAGCTGATCAAACAGgtcatctatccttggaagagggtacttgttcttgataGTGATCTTATTCAATTCCCTATAGTcaatgcacagtctcatgctcccatctttcttcttgacaaaaagtactggagctccccatggAGACGCACTTGGTCGAATCTGCTTtttgtctagcaattcttgaagttgctctTTTAGCTCCTTAAGTTCAGCtggtgccattcggtatggtgcatTGGAGATGGGTGCCGCTCCGGGCACTAAATTGATTTCGAACTCAATTTCACGGTCCGGGATTGTCCCTGGTAGTTCTTccggaaagacgtctgggattTCTCGTACGATAGGGATATCCCCTGGTTTAAGTTCAATCTCCTCCTTCACTACGTTAAACATTGCTAGATAGATATCTGCTCCGGATTTCACGGCTTTCCATGCTTGGGATGCGGAAAGAAGTGACTTTCGTTCCTTGGATTTACCATGATACACGACCTCTTTTTGGCTCGGGGTTCGGAGCCTAACGCTCTTTCCCTTGCAATCTACCATCGCATTGTTTCTTGCTAGCCAATCCATTCCTAAGATGATGTCGAATTCCACCATTTTCAGTTGTATCAATTCTGCTTGGAATAGGTGCTCATGGATGCAGATCTTACACTGTCGGTGTACTCTATGTGTTTCGATTGTCTTACTAGTAGGAGTTGCTACTCTAAATGGTTCGACTAGTAATTCAGGTGTAAGCCCTAGTTTCTTAGTGAATCttttagatatgaatgaatgagtagcaccactgTCAAACAACACATAAGCTGGCATTTCATTGACAAAAAtggtacctgccacgacatcgttTGCATCATCTGCTTCTTCTTGGGTTATTGCAAACACACTAGCGTTGGGCTTATTCTCCCTTGGTTTGTTGGGGTTAGCATCGGCATTAGGCTTTGTACTTCTCTTCAATGGCTCGGGGCAATTAGCAATTCGATGCCCTAATTTCCCACAATTGAAACATGCTCCCGTCTGTCGGTGGCATTCTCCAGAATGACGGTTATTACATTTGGGGCACATCTTTGGTTCTTGGTAAGATGGGTGGGACGAAGCACCTTTGAAGGGTCCACTGGACTGATTCGGTCTCTTGAATGGTGGCTTCCCTTGAGATGGCTGTCCAGTAAGAGGCCGTTTATTCTTGTTCTCGTCCTCCCGACGCTTGATGTCGGTCTCAGCTCTTATTGCTGCTCCCATTAAATCAGCAAAGCTCGTAGGTTGATAAACTGCTAAGGATGACTGAATGCGGCTGCTCAATCCCTTTTTGTATCTGTGCATTTTCAGAACTCCATCTGCCATGATTGTCGGGGCATAAGT
This Primulina eburnea isolate SZY01 chromosome 2, ASM2296580v1, whole genome shotgun sequence DNA region includes the following protein-coding sequences:
- the LOC140824505 gene encoding protein GID8 homolog isoform X2, whose amino-acid sequence is MAESKKAIGMDEWKRKLQAVNVKKEDMNKLVMNFLVTEGFADAVEQFQLESGTDDIDLTTVTDRMVVKKAVQNGHVVDAIEKVLSLNPEILSENPKALFSLLQQLFIELIRDGRMEEALMFAQKKLGPLAEEIRFLGEFERTFSLLILHNVANSSVSDLLKMSKRHKTANDVNEAMLISQTNEKETKLSSLLKMLAWVDKELEKEVTYPKIKDFSTCKLEDPAAI
- the LOC140824011 gene encoding uncharacterized protein; this encodes MPSSDSFLRQLSSKEGYWKSSSKRWVGAGYGGGLKQMEGLNNVCENGMFLLKKRVMVLVDQSSYSKQAMMWALTHVANKGDILTLLQVVPSSSTPNSLALSLGSLCKALSTGNRENMWAYISK
- the LOC140824505 gene encoding protein GID8 homolog isoform X1, whose product is MAESKKAIGMDEWKRKLQAVNVKKEDMNKLVMNFLVTEGFADAVEQFQLESGTDADIDLTTVTDRMVVKKAVQNGHVVDAIEKVLSLNPEILSENPKALFSLLQQLFIELIRDGRMEEALMFAQKKLGPLAEEIRFLGEFERTFSLLILHNVANSSVSDLLKMSKRHKTANDVNEAMLISQTNEKETKLSSLLKMLAWVDKELEKEVTYPKIKDFSTCKLEDPAAI
- the LOC140824012 gene encoding uncharacterized protein — its product is MAGRPPRANRNPRYANNHNDNNENPNPDGNPPPPPPRMGLSQADLMAIATIVATTIQGLGNPNGNGNQQPQPPPAQNGIKYHYESLRKNRCPVFKGDADPESSQNWLKSVETQLRLLEIPEALKVEVITPFLEDKASKWWETVSPTLTAAGAITWRQFRDVFLKQYFPAEVRLQKLSEFENFSQTPGMSVVDYTSRFNDLGTYAPTIMADGVLKMHRYKKGLSSRIQSSLAVYQPTSFADLMGAAIRAETDIKRREDENKNKRPLTGQPSQGKPPFKRPNQSSGPFKGASSHPSYQEPKMCPKCNNRHSGECHRQTGACFNCGKLGHRIANCPEPLKRSTKPNADANPNKPRENKPNASVFAITQEEADDANDVVAGTIFVNEMPAYVLFDSGATHSFISKRFTKKLGLTPELLVEPFRVATPTSKTIETHRVHRQCKICIHEHLFQAELIQLKMVEFDIILGMDWLARNNAMGISLSYEKSQTSFRKNYQGQSRTVKLSSKSI